The Spirosoma sp. SC4-14 DNA window GCTGTTGTCAAACACAAGGTCCTATCGCTATGAAAACGCTCATTATTTCGCTGCTTGTTATTCACATCATCACAGGATTTACGGCATTACTGACCGGATTGATACCTATGTTTTCTAAAAAGGGAAGTCGGCTTCATAACCGGGCAGGTCTTGTTTATGTCTACTGTATGATTACCGTAGCCATCACGGCCCTATTGTTGTGCGTACTTCAACCATTTAAAATGATGCGGCTTTTTCTGACGGGCATTGCCATTTTTAGCTTTTACTTAAGCATGACAGGCTGGCGGGCAACCAAACAAAAGAATGGCCAGGTTGCTGCTTTCGATAAAGGACTCACTTACCTTACTGCGGCTGTAAGTATAGCAATGGTTGGTTTCGGTATGTATCTGCTACTTTTGAATGGCCTATCATTTTTTCCAATTCTGTTTTCCTTTTTCGGCCTGCTGACGTTTGTCTTTGCCGGACGTGATATGATATGCCGAAATGAGCCAACCGAAAAAATGCATTGGTTCTTTCAGCACTTCACACGCATGGGTGGATCGTATATTGCCACGTTTACGGCTGCTCTGGTAACTAATATTGGCCGTGTTCTGCCTGCCGATGCACCTGCCTGGTCGGCTACTGCCAGTTGGATTGCGCCGGCACTGATTGGAGGTATGCTGATTAGCCGGACGGTGCGATACTACAAAAAGAAGTTTGCCGAAAAAGAAACAAAAGCAACTACAATGGCAACATCTGTTGCCGCTTAATTTTACGTAAAACATACGCTCCCACCAAGTCTGATATACTTCGCGGGAGCGTATGCGCATCTCCGGGCAGTGCAAAAAACTATAACCAGAATAGCTGATAGGCTACTCGTTAAGTCAACCCTTACTGACTGAGAAGCTTTTTTACAACAGGAAGTGCAGTGTTGGCCCACTGGCGCATTTGTTTGCCTGAATAATGCAGACCATCGGATGCAAATTGCGAGTCGTTGCCAGCGGCCCGACGAGTAAGCGGAGTAATATCAACAAAGACAATCCCTGCTGCCTGACATTCCTGATGGGCAATGGCGTTAAATGCATCAATATCGTTAGCAATCTGATTTCGATTTCGGCCTTCAGCGTAGGGAGATGCACCCCAGTCGGGAATCGACAGCACGAAAACATGCTGCGGCTTACTACCGGCAAACTGAATCGCTGTTTGCAAAAGCACCCAAAATTCGGTTTGGTAACGATCCCGGCTCTGACCCCGATACTGGTTGTTGACGCCGATCAATAAGGAAACTAAATCGTAGGTTTTCTGATTATTGCTGGCTTGTATAGCATCCTGAAGTTCAGCCGTTGTCCAGCCGGTGCGGGCAATAATATCAGGATTGGCTACATCAACTCCGTTTTCTCGCAGGAGTCCCGCCAACTGAACGCTCCATCGGTCTGCTACCGACACGCTCTCACCAATGGTATAGGAATCGCCAAGCGACAGAAATGTGAATTTCGATTTGGCTGGATCGGGGGTAGAATTCATTAGTGTCTGAACCGTAGCGACGGCCGCCGGGCTTTTGGGATTAACATATCTGACCAGGATTTATAGGATTTTAGGATTTACAGAGGTTTTTCAATCCAGTTTATGAACGTAAGCGTTTGTCGGAGCTGGCTGAGGAGCAAATTTTCCCTGTAAATCACTGAAATCACATAAATCCTGGTTCAGACTTACTCCTGTTCCAGTAAAAAGGCTTTAATGAACGGATCAATATCGCCATCCAGTACGGCGTCGGTATTGGATGTTTGATAGCCCGTTCGGTGGTCCTTTACCCGCCGATCGTCGAGTACATACGAACGGATCTGCGATCCCCACTCAATCTTTTGCTTACCGGCTTCAACTTCGGCGCGGGCAGCATTTCGTTTCTGCACTTCAATCTCATATAGCTTCGATTTCAGCAATCGCATGGCCACTTCCTTGTTCTGCAACTGGCTCCGTTCCTGCTGACACTCAATGATCAATCCAGAAGGGCGGTGCCGTAGTCGGACGGCTGTTTCCACCTTATTAACGTTCTGTCCGCCAGCGCCACCCGACCGGAATGTGTCCCAGTCGATATCGGCCGGATTAACGTCAATTTCAATCGTATCGTCAACCAGTGGGTAGGCAAATACGGATGCAAACGAAGTATGCCGCCGGGCATTGGAATCGAAGGGCGATACCCGAACTAGCCGATGAACCCCATTTTCAGATTTTAGAAAACCATAAGCGAGCGGGCCATCTACTTCAATTGTTGCTGATTTGATACCGGCCGTATCACCTTCCTGATAGTCGACCTGTTTCAGGCCGTAGCCGTGTTTTTCGGCCCACCGCATATACATACGGTAGAGCATATCGGCCCAGTCCTGACTTTCAGTACCTCCCGCACCGGCATTAATTTCCAGAACGGCACTGAGCTGATCTTCCTCATTGCCCAGCATTTTTTTGAGTTCGAGGTCTTCAAGAGTTGCCGTTACCTTCCGGCCTTCTTCGTCTACTTCTTCTTCGGATACATCGCCAGCCTCGTAGAACTCAAATAAGGTTTCGAGGTCGCCAAACTGCCCGTTGAGTTTATCATAGCCAGTGATCCAGCCTTTCAGAGCCCTAACCTGTTTCATCACGCCTTCGGCGCGGGCGGCATCACTCCAGAATTCGGGCTGAAACGTTTGCTGCTCCAGTTCGGCTAATTGTTCGCGTTTGGTATCGTAGTCAAAGATACCCCCTCAGAGCCTCTATTCTGGCTCTCAAGTCGTTCAACTGGTCGGTTGTCATGAACTTGTCGTATTGATTTAGTGAGTTAGATGTTGGATAGTAGATGGCAGACGTTGAACGCTGGACAATTGACAGTTCCGTACGTTTACTATCCAAACATCCAGTATCCAAATGTCTGGTTGTCCATTTTTTGCAAAGATAGAACAAAAGAAGGAGGGGATGGGGTTTCGTGAAGATGCGACCGGATGACTTATTCAGAAGGTCTGTTCTGTCAACAGGCAACTAAGTGGAGGTATAGGCCGATCAGGTATCTCCTGTGTCAACTTTTCCCCCTACCTTTGCGTTCTGAAAATAAAGGGGCAGACATGCTAAGCATCGCTCGTTGAATCACAACGGGCAATAACTAAACAGGTCTGGCGATTCCTGACATAACTCCAAAATACAGAAAATGGCTTCACAGTACGATGTAATCGTTTTGGGTAGCGGACCGGGCGGTTATGTAGCCGCCATCCGGGCGTCGCAGTTGGGTATGAAAACGGCCGTTATCGAGCGCGAAAGCCTTGGCGGTATCTGCCTCAACTGGGGATGTATTCCTACCAAAGCGCTGCTGAAATCAGCACAGGTTTTTGAATACATTAAGCACTCCTCCGACTATGGAATCTCGATTTCGGGAGAGTCGCAGGCCGATTTTGGGGCCGTTATCAAACGGAGCCGGGGCGTTGCCGAAAGCATGAGCAAGGGCGTCCAGTTCCTGATGAAAAAGAATAAAATCGACGTTATTTCCGGCGTTGGTAAAGTAAAGCCTGGCAAGAAAATCGACGTTACAGGTGCCGATGGCAACGTAACCGAATACGAAGCCAAGCATATTATTATTGCTACCGGTGGGCGGGCCCGTCAGCTGCCAGCCGTACCGTTCGATGGTGTAAAAGTAATTGAATACCGGAAAGCCATGACGCTCGAAAAGCGTCCGGATTCGATGCTCGTTATTGGGTCTGGTGCGATTGGTGTTGAGTTTGCCTACGTATATGCCAGTATGGGAACGAAGGTGACTATTGTTGAATTTATGCCGAATGTTGTGCCGGTCGAAGACGAGGATATTTCAAAAGAACTCGCCAAGCAGTACAAAAAAATGGGCATCGACATTTATACCAAGTCGGAAGTAACCAAAGTTGATACCAGCGGAAAAGGCTGTAAGGTATTCGTGAAAACGCCAGATGGTGAAAAAACATTTGAAGCCGATGTTGTACTGTCGGCAGCCGGTGTGGTAGCGAATATCGAAAACATTGGTCTTGAAGAAGTCGGTATTACCGTCGATCGGGGTAAAATCGTGACCGACGATTACTACCGCACGAACGTTGAGGGCTACTATGCCATTGGCGACGTTACGAAAGGGCAAGCCCTGGCGCACGTGGCTTCGGCCGAAGGGATTATCTGCGTTGAGAAAATTGCAGGACTCCCTCACGTGGAGCCACTGAATTACAACAATATTCCGGGTTGTACGTACTGCACGCCCGAAATTGCATCGGTAGGCTATACCGAAAAAGCGGCCCGCGAAGCTGGGTACGACCTCAAAGTGGGCAAGTTTCCCTTCACGGCATCGGGTAAAGCAAAAGCCGCCGGTACTCCAGAGGGCTTTGTAAAGGTTATTTTCGACGCAAAATACGGCGAATTCCTGGGTGCTCACTTCATTGGCAATAACGTAACCGAAATGATTGCCGAAGTGGTAGCCGCCCGTAAACTAGAAACCACCGGCGAAGAAATTCTGAAGGCAGTTCACCCGCACCCAACCATGTCGGAAGCCATTAAGGATGCTACTGAAGCCGCCTACGGCGAAGCGATTCACTTGTAGTAGGCGTGCGGGGGAGCGGGGAGCTTCGTGCGGGGATGCGGCTGGGTATGCGTAATAGCAATCCGCGCGCTCCCCGCGCGAAGCTCCCCGCAATCCCTGCCGCATCCCCGAAATTTCCCCCTGCCCACCATAAAAAAGCGTTGGGCAGGGGCTTTTTTTAGGGTAAATTTTGTTGTACCTTGTATAGAGCAGTAAACAACGACAACAGCGAGACCTCACCAGCCAATCATGCTAAATGTTATTCAGCTACTTCCCGATTCGATTGCCAATCAGATTGCGGCCGGTGAGGTAGTGCAGCGACCGGCTTCGGTTGTGAAAGAGTTGCTCGAAAATTCGGTAGATGCGAAGGCTAAATCGGTACAGGTAATTATTCGCGAAGCAGGTCGAAATCTGATTCAGATCGTAGACGATGGTGTTGGTATGACCGAAACCGACGCCCGAATGAGTTTTGAACGCCATGCTACTTCCAAAATTCGTTCTTCCGACGATTTGTTTCGCATTCGGACAATGGGTTTTCGGGGCGAAGCACTGGCATCCATTGCGGCTGTGGCGCAGATAGAAATGCGAACGCGCCGGGCTGAAGACGAACTTGGTACGCTGATTCGGATCGAAGGGTCGGATATAAAAGCACAGGAGTCGATTTCGTGTTTGCCGGGGACTAATCTGCTCATCAAGAATCTGTTTTTCAATGTGCCGGCCCGCCGGAATTTTTTGAAATCAAACTCGGTCGAGATGCGTCATATCATCGACGAGTTTCAGCGAGTGGCACTGGCAAATCCTGAAGTTGCCTTTACGCTGTTTCATAATGATCAGGAAATTTATAATCTGCCTGCCGGAAAACTCAGCCGCCGAATCATCGATATGTTTGGTAAGAGCTACCGCGAGCAACTGAACTATTGCGAAGAACAGACTCCTTACGTGACTGTTCGGGGCTATATTGGTAAGCCCGAATCGGCCAAAAAAGCCCGTAATGAACAGTTTTTCTTTGTCAATAACCGTTATATCAAGCACAACTATCTGCACCATGCCGTGATTGGAGCCTATGAGGGAATGTTGCCCGAAGGGAGCCATCCGTTCTATGTGCTGTTCATTGATATTGACCCTTCGCACATCGACATCAATATTCATCCAACTAAAACCGAAATTAAATTCGACGACGAACGGTCGGTGTATGCCATTATGATGGCGGCTGTTCGGAAAGCTGTTGGAGTCTATAACCTGGCTCCATCGCTCGATTTTGAGTCTGATGTTAATTTTCTGTCCGGTGGACGGGCCTCGCAGTCAACAACCAATAAAGCACCGGTTGAAACAAAACCGAACGAGTCGAACAACCCAAGACCCATTATGCCATCCTGGGCAATGGGCAGTAGTCAATCAACGGCGGGTCAGCCCAAAGCCGAACGCGTAACGTTTCGGTCCGATTCGCTGGATAGAGCTGCTGGCGGCAATAGTTTCGATATTCCTAAAAAAGCCAGTGCTACTAACTGGCAGGCTTTGTTTGAGGGCGTGAAGTCCACCGAAACTTCTCCTGATGAGCAAAAAATTGGTGATTGGCTTGGCCCGGCAAAAGAGTCGCAACCTATTGCTCCGACCGATCAGACTGAGAGTGAAGCCGTCACGATTCGGAGCCGTGTCAATCATATTGAAGAGATTTCGGCCGAAGTCGACGATGAAAATATTATCCAGGTTCAGCACCGTTACCTGTTGGCAACCATCAAGTCTGGAGTGATGCTAATTGATCAGAAACGGGCTTATGAGCGAATTCTGTACGATCAGTTTCATGCTGCGCTGACCAAACGGAATGGGGTTTCTCAACAACTGCTGTTTCCTAAAACGGTTACGCTTACACCCGTTGATTTTCAGCTTGCCCTCGATTTGCGCGAGGAACTGACAAGCCTTGGTTTTCAGTTCGATGAGCTAGGGCAGAATACATTTGTTATTCGGGGTGTGCCAACGCTCACTACCGGCGAAAACGAAGAAGAACTCTTTGCCAACATGCTGGCGCAGCTTCGGGTCGATACCGGACGGTTAAAACTGGACCGGGCAGAGTCAATGTCACGGTCGCTGGCCCGGCGGTCGGCGCAGCGATATACCACCCGGCTTGGCCCTGCCGAACGAAAGGCATTGATCGATCAATTATTTGCATCGAGCAATCCTAGCTATACTCCTGCAGGCGAAGCAGTGACGACAGTCTTAACGTTGGATAAAATTGCGGGACTTTTTCGGTAATAAATCAGTTAAAGAAGTAAATTGTAAAACTAAAGCGATGTTTTCTTTTACCCCCGTAGTTCGTGCACTATTGATTCTCAACGTATTGGTTTTCTTTGTTACGAATGAAAATGTAATTGAGCAATTTGGGTTACATTCATTTTTATCGGAGCAATTTAATCCGATTCAGTTGTTAACCCATATGTTTTTGCACAGTGGGTTTGGCCATATTTTCAGCAATATGATTGGCCTGATTGTGTTTGGGCCAATGCTGGAGCAGTTCTGGGGGCCGCGTCGATTTACGTTCTTTTACTTTTTTACCGGGCTGGGTGCCGCTTTATTATTTTCGGCAGTAAACTATTTTGAGATGCATAGCGTATATGAAACCGTTCAGAGTTACCGGCTTGAGCCTGGTTACGACGCGTTTTCGGCGTTTGTGGATCTGCATGCCAGTTCGTATTACGATCGCTTGCTGCCGTTTATTGAGAAATTCAGGGCTTACCCGAATGATCCTAAAAACATTCAGGATAGCCTGGCTATTGTAAACCAGATCTATACGAGTCAGATAAATGAGCCGATGGTGGGGGCATCTGGTGCAATTTTTGGGATAATTATGGCATTTGGCTTATTGTTTCCGAACACTCAGTTATTTTTATTGTTTCCTCCTATACCGATCAAAGCAAAATATCTCGTTATCTTTTACGGGGGCTACGAGCTTTATTCCGGCATTTACCGGGTGCAGGCAGATAACGTAGCACATTTTGCCCATATCGGCGGAATGTTGTTTGCATTTATTTTGGTAAAATACTGGAATTCACAGCGGAAAACTTTTTATTAGCGATGAGCGGGTTGTTCGATGACTTTCGGAACGAATTCAGCAAGCCCAACAATACGTTGGTGCAATTGATACTGGTCAATACGGTCGTTTATCTGGCTGTAGTTATACTGTACGTTTCTTCGCACGTGCTGGGTGCGACGGATATCTATAGGCTGGTTATTAGTAACCTGGCTATCCCTACGTCTATCAATGTTTTTATTCACAAACCGTGGACATTGTTGACACACATTTTCGCCCACGAAGAGATATTCCATATCCTGTTCAACATGCTGTTCCTCTACTGGTTCGGTCGGCTGATCGATGAGTATCTGGGCAGCCGTCGGTTGGTAGGGTTGTATGTGATGGGAGGCATTGCGGGCGGTTTGTTTTTTCTGGCAATATGCAATCTGGTTCCTTATTTTCAGAACCAGGCGGTTGGTACGCAAATGTTAGGCGCTTCGGCGGCTGCACTGTCGGTTGCTGTTGGTGCCGCTACGCTACTGCCGAACTATACGTTCCATTTGCTCTTTTTTGGCCCGGTTCGGATTAAGTATATCGTCTTCTTCTTCGTCGTGTTGTCGTTTGCACAGTCGGTAGGGCCAAATGCTGGCGGAAACATTGCGCATCTGGGGGGAGCTTTCATGGGCTTCTTCTATGTGAAGTTATTGCAAAACGGAACGGACCTTGGGCGACCTATTTATTGGGTGGTTGATGGCTGGAGCAATTTATTTAAGCCAAAACCTGCCGTTAAGGTCTCCTATCGTCAGCGCAGTAGCGCCAGTGCACAAGGTAGTGTTTATGCATCGGCCGGTAGCTCAGCATCGTCAGTGTCGACTCCCGATCAGGATGAGGTTGATACGATTCTGGATAAAATTTCACGCTCTGGCTACGAAAGCCTGACCCGCGAAGAAAAACAGAAACTCTTCCGGGCCAGCCAACGAAATTAACCCTGTTTTCGGACGGGTTCCCTAACCGGACGATAGATAATTTAAAGAACCTATGTATGATTTAGTCAATACTATTTAGCTTAAAAACTAGTTGATGAGGCTGCTAAATCTTTCAAAAATCTAAGCCCCCGCTGCTTACGTATATGTTTAAGCAACCGGGGGCTTAGTTTATTTATAATTTTAACAAAAATAGAGTACCTTCGCCCTCTAAATCAACGGGTCAACCGCCGAAGGAAACATTGCAATCTGTACGTTTGTTATTGTTACACAGACGCTTTTCTGCTACCTACCATGCTGATTACCCCTGGCAGTCTTCTGGCCACCATCAACACGCCTGACGATCTTCGTAAACTCGATAAATCTCGCTTGCCCCAACTTGCCGACGAGCTCCGGCAGTTTATCATTGACGACGTATCGGTATACGGTGGCCACTTTGGCGCCAGTTTAGGCGTAGTGGAACTTACTGTGGCACTTCATTATGTGTTTAATACGCCCGATGATCAACTGATCTGGGATGTGGGCCATCAGGCATACGGCCATAAAATTCTTACTGGCCGTCGGGATCGGTTTCATACCAATCGATTCTATAAAGGGATTTCGGGTTTCCCGAAACGCAAAGAAAGTATTTACGACTCATTTGGCGTTGGGCACTCGTCTACCTCCATTTCGGCGGCACTCGGTATGGCCGTTGCCTCCAAACTTCAGGGGTATAATCAGCGCAACCATATTGCCGTCATCGGCGATGGCGCTATGACCGCTGGCGAGGCATTCGAAGGCATGAACCATGCAGGCGCTACCGACAGCAATCTGCTGATCGTGCTGAACGACAACTGCATGAGTATCGACCCCAATGTGGGCGCTCTGCGCGAGTATCTGACCGATATTACGACCTCGCAGACTTATAACAAAGTGAAAGACGAGGTGTGGAACTTACTCGGTAAGATGAGTAAATTCGGCAAGAGCGCGCAGGAGATTGTTTCCAAAGTCGAATCTGGTATTAAGTCGTCGCTGCTAACCCAGAGTAATCTGTTCGAGTCGCTTAATTTGCGGTATTTTGGCCCTATCGACGGACACGACATCGATCATCTGGTGAGCGTTCTGGACGATCTGAAGAATATTCCTGGCCCTAAGCTCCTACACGTGCTGACCGTAAAAGGGAAAGGATATGCTCCTGCCGAAAAAGACCAGACCAAATGGCATGCACCGGGTTTATTTGATAAAGTAACCGGTGTTATCAAGAAAAAAACGTACGATACTCCTCAGCCACCCAAATATCAGGATGTGTTTGGTAATACCCTGGTCGAACTGGCTGGGCAAAATCCACAAATTGTTGGCGTTACGCCCGCAATGCCCTCTGGTTCGTCAATGAATATCATGATGAAAGCGATGCCAGACCGGGCGTTCGATGTGGGTATCGCCGAACAACATGCCGTAACGTTTTCGGCTGGTATGGCTACGCAGGGGCAGGTTGTGTTCTGCAACATTTACTCAACGTTCATGCAGCGAGCCTACGATCAGGTTATTCACGACGTTTGCATTCAGGAGTTGCCCGTCATTTTCTGTCTCGACCGGGCTGGTTTTGCCGGAGCCGATGGGCCAACGCATCACGGTGCCTACGATCTGGCGTTCATGCGTTGCATTCCGAATATGATTGTGGCGGCCCCCATGAACGAACAGGAACTGCGCAACATGATGTTTACGGCTCAATCTGACGAGGTACAGCAGGGAAAACGAGCCTTTACGATTCGTTATCCGCGGGGCGAAGGGGTTATGCCAAACTGGCGTACACCACTCGAAAAACAGGTAATTGGAAAAGGTCGTATGATTGCCGATGGCGAAGAGGTAGCTATTCTGACAATAGGCCATATTGGAAACTACGCCGTTGAAGCGAGCCAGATGCTGGCTAAAGAAGGGATTCGGCCTGCTCATTTCGATATGCGTTACGTGAAACCTCTGGACGAAGCGCTGTTGCATCAGATTTTCGGCCGTTTCGACCGGGTACTGACCGTTGAAGACGGTTGCCTGATGGGTGGTTTTGGTAGCGCCATATTCGAGTTTATGGCCGATCATGGCTATACCGCCCGCGTGAAACGGCTGGGTATTCCAGATGCGGTAGTTGAGCATGGTGAACAGATTGAGTTACACCACGAATGCGGTTTCGATCCGCAGGGTATTGCCGACGCCGTTCGTGAGTTACTCTTTACGGGCCGGACAATATCGGTTTAAAACTATTTTTTTTGACAGGATTGCAGGATTAACAGAACAGTATTTTTTGTTAATCCTGTAATCCTGTCTTTTTTTTCGAGATGAACGTATTCAAATTTGGCGGAGCTTCAGTTAAAGACGCGGCTGGGGTTCAGAATCTGGCAGAAATTGTTCGGACGCAGGGGAAAACAGCCGTGGTTGTCGTGTCGGCAATGGGCAAAACGACCAATGCGCTGGAAGAACTTGTGCGGCATTATATGAACAAAAAGCCCGATAAAGCCGAAAATCAGCTACAGACTATTCGCGCCTACCACGAAGAAATAATAAACGGACTAACCGGGAATTTTGGGAATGCTTACCAAACGCTCGATAGCCTGGCAACGTATCTGGAGCAGCCACCCGCTGGGCAGTACGATGAGGTATATGACCAGATCGTTTCGTTGGGCGAAGTGTTGTCAACGCAGATCATTGCCGCCTACCTGAACGACCGGAGTATTACCACTAACTGGACCGATGCCCGTCAGCTTATTTGCACAGACAGCACTTTTCGGGAGGGATCGGTCGACTGGACCGAAACCTGCCGACGAATTGTGAAAGCCGTGCGAACGGGCGTTGTAACCCTGACACAGGGTTTTATTGGGCAGGCACCTAACGGACGGACAACCACATTAGGACGTGAGGGCTCCGATTATACGGCTGCTATTTTCGCTTACTGTCTGAATGCCGATAGCGTTACCATCTGGAAAGATGTATCGGGGGTGCTGAACGCCGATCCAAAATGGTTCGATGAGACGGTGCTGCTCGAAAAAATTACGTATCAGGATGCTATTGAGCTGGCCTATTATGGCGCTACAGTAATCCATCCTAAAACCATAAAGCCCCTTCAGAACAAAGGAATTCCACTCTTTGTCCGGTCATTTCTGAGCCCAACGGCACCCGGAACGGTTATTGGTAATTATGAGCAGCATTTACTGATTCCGTCATTTATTTTTAAAGTGAATCAGGTATTGATCTCGCTGCATCCGAACGATTTTTCGTTTATCGCCGAAGATAACCTCAGTCGTATTTTCGGACGATTTGCGCATGCAGGCGTCAAAATTAATCTGATGCAGAACACGGCCATTAGTTTTTCGGTCGTTGTAGATGGTAATCCCGACCGAATTCCTGCTTTGCTGGAGTTGCTAAAACAGGATTTTCGAGTGAGCTATAACGAGCACGTAGAGTTGATTACAATTCGGTATTACGATCAGAGTACCATTGATCGGGTTCTGGTCAATAAAAAGCTGCTGCTGGAGCAAAAGAGCCGTTATACGGTGCAATTGGTAGTAAAAGACCTGGGATAAGTTTTCTTTGTGATGAAGAGCGCAACGAAAGGGACAAAGCACACAGAGCTAAAAATGTTGTGCGCTTTATCCCTTTCGTTATAGCTTGTAAATAAACAGTTAGAACTTGGGGCAGGGCAGTTTTTTGTCCCGTTTCCGCACACCCGCCCGACGGCCTTCGGGCTTTTCGAAAATATACGATAGCGATAACTCATGCGATCCGCCACTATTACCCAATGTCGAAATCGTGAAGTCATAGCTATAGCCAATGGAGAATTTATCCATTCGCCAGCCTGCCAGGAGCGCAACCGCATCGTTGTTGTTAATGGTTTGTTCGTAACGCTTGAAGGGAATACCCCGGTAATAGGCACCAATCGTTAGGGGAGAATAGGTCAGGTAAGCACCAATGTCGACCTGATCGTATTTTCCCTGGAATTTGTACAAAATAACCGGCGAAAAACTAATTTCGCGGTCCAGTTCATCGGCAAGGCCCGTAAACCCGCCCAGCGGAATTCGTAAACCCGCCTGAATGCTTCCTTTGATGGGAAGACGATTCTGACCAGCTACAAAAAATCCCTGGTCGGGGCGGTTAATGTGGTGAGCTGATGCGCCTACCCAATACCAGTCGGAATAGACCAGTACCCCGGTTGAGAAGTCCAGGTATTTATTTTTAGGCGACCCTGCCAGCAGCGTTGGGTCTTGCGAAACACTACCCGTAATAAACCCCTGTTCGGTAAACTGATCGCCGGTAGTAAGCCCGAAATAGTTGACATTCCGGTTCACATAAGAACCCTGTAAGCCAAAACGGACAAACGACGACTCGCTAACCTGCAACTGGTATGAGTATTGCAGCCCTATTTCGGTAGACTGGATTCGGCCTTGTCCCTGATTATCATTCTGAATTAAGAGACCAACTCCGCTATTAAACCGATCGAAATAATGATCGAGACCAACCATTGTTGTTACATAACTCGTAATGGCTGGCCACTGATTTCGGTAGTTGGCTGTGATGCGTGGAGCCAATGCCGACCCGGCAAAAGCGGGGTTCAGATAAAGAGG harbors:
- the dxs gene encoding 1-deoxy-D-xylulose-5-phosphate synthase, whose protein sequence is MLITPGSLLATINTPDDLRKLDKSRLPQLADELRQFIIDDVSVYGGHFGASLGVVELTVALHYVFNTPDDQLIWDVGHQAYGHKILTGRRDRFHTNRFYKGISGFPKRKESIYDSFGVGHSSTSISAALGMAVASKLQGYNQRNHIAVIGDGAMTAGEAFEGMNHAGATDSNLLIVLNDNCMSIDPNVGALREYLTDITTSQTYNKVKDEVWNLLGKMSKFGKSAQEIVSKVESGIKSSLLTQSNLFESLNLRYFGPIDGHDIDHLVSVLDDLKNIPGPKLLHVLTVKGKGYAPAEKDQTKWHAPGLFDKVTGVIKKKTYDTPQPPKYQDVFGNTLVELAGQNPQIVGVTPAMPSGSSMNIMMKAMPDRAFDVGIAEQHAVTFSAGMATQGQVVFCNIYSTFMQRAYDQVIHDVCIQELPVIFCLDRAGFAGADGPTHHGAYDLAFMRCIPNMIVAAPMNEQELRNMMFTAQSDEVQQGKRAFTIRYPRGEGVMPNWRTPLEKQVIGKGRMIADGEEVAILTIGHIGNYAVEASQMLAKEGIRPAHFDMRYVKPLDEALLHQIFGRFDRVLTVEDGCLMGGFGSAIFEFMADHGYTARVKRLGIPDAVVEHGEQIELHHECGFDPQGIADAVRELLFTGRTISV
- a CDS encoding type IX secretion system membrane protein PorP/SprF, whose protein sequence is MSKKYVLAVLALALSQLAFAQDPQFTQFYAAPLYLNPAFAGSALAPRITANYRNQWPAITSYVTTMVGLDHYFDRFNSGVGLLIQNDNQGQGRIQSTEIGLQYSYQLQVSESSFVRFGLQGSYVNRNVNYFGLTTGDQFTEQGFITGSVSQDPTLLAGSPKNKYLDFSTGVLVYSDWYWVGASAHHINRPDQGFFVAGQNRLPIKGSIQAGLRIPLGGFTGLADELDREISFSPVILYKFQGKYDQVDIGAYLTYSPLTIGAYYRGIPFKRYEQTINNNDAVALLAGWRMDKFSIGYSYDFTISTLGNSGGSHELSLSYIFEKPEGRRAGVRKRDKKLPCPKF
- a CDS encoding aspartate kinase — its product is MNVFKFGGASVKDAAGVQNLAEIVRTQGKTAVVVVSAMGKTTNALEELVRHYMNKKPDKAENQLQTIRAYHEEIINGLTGNFGNAYQTLDSLATYLEQPPAGQYDEVYDQIVSLGEVLSTQIIAAYLNDRSITTNWTDARQLICTDSTFREGSVDWTETCRRIVKAVRTGVVTLTQGFIGQAPNGRTTTLGREGSDYTAAIFAYCLNADSVTIWKDVSGVLNADPKWFDETVLLEKITYQDAIELAYYGATVIHPKTIKPLQNKGIPLFVRSFLSPTAPGTVIGNYEQHLLIPSFIFKVNQVLISLHPNDFSFIAEDNLSRIFGRFAHAGVKINLMQNTAISFSVVVDGNPDRIPALLELLKQDFRVSYNEHVELITIRYYDQSTIDRVLVNKKLLLEQKSRYTVQLVVKDLG